DNA sequence from the Malus domestica chromosome 06, GDT2T_hap1 genome:
TCATATTTTTGCAGATCAAACCGAGAGTTTATACCGGACGAATTGGCAGGCCCAAAAAGTTAAGTTTCAGAGCTGGAGCTACAGAGGGTTCCCCTTTACGTTGTCCTGGGCAATACTGCAACAAGCTCAAGTGTTATATTAACATCAGGAAACTGTTACTATGCCGCCATGCACATTGCACAGATTTGAAAATTAATTGTAATCCTGTGTaaaaaggaatatgtgattgtaATGTAACACCATACAAATGTCATGAAAACACTTCGACTATAAGTTGATCACGTTCAAGACCCTCATCGTTCTATTGTTAGCTACAAGATAAAAGGTTTAAGATAACCACGTCGCCTATgagttgatcacgttcagttaTGCATGCTAACCTACTAGCTTTCAGATAACCATATGAGAAGCCCCATGGGCActcaaaacagaaaaaaaaggtcgtacccagtgcacaaggctcccgctttacgcagggtctgggagaggtgaatgtcggctagccttacccccatttatggagaggctgctcccaagtctcgaacccgagacctaccgcaaCAAGCTCAAAACAGAAAGAGTTAAGATATTACGTGAAACCAAATATGCAAAGTAAAAGAAAACTTAAGGATGTAAAGCATGAAAACCAAGCAATTGAAGTAAAAACCAGAACTTCGGATAGACAATAATCTTGCTTCCGGTCTGGTCTTGCTTCTCTGTCAACTCTTCACTCTGCTTTGCCTTGTCCATAGACATCTTCTAAACAATATGATAAAGTTGAAAACACCAAGAAACACAAAGTGAGCACCAACAACACAAATATTTCATCCAGTCATACAAGGCCAGATGCATTAATGTTTCAAACACTAAATGCAGGTCCAAAGTCGCCATTTTTCAGTTAATCCGAAGTACCAATTTTCATGTACAAATTTCACAACAAAGATGCATGTGAAAGAAAAACATCATCTCTAACAAATATGACAAGTGCTTCATTTCAAGTCAATTCCACTGACAAAGATCATCATCACGGCATAATAAACTAACCGATTAACACATTCTTTACACCATAACACATGCATACATGCATTTTTCAGCTAAAGCATGAAACAAAGAGAGCTAAACACGAAAAGTCTAAATCTTTCAAACCATAAACATACATATGCAAATGCTAAATACAAAAAGTTAATATACTACTTGAAACCAAATATGCAAAGTAAAACAAACTTaatgatgtaaacatgaaaaccaaGCAATTGCAGTAAAATGTTCAAAACCAGAACTTCGGATAGATAATAACCTTGTTTCTGGTCTGGCCTTGCTTCTCTGCCAACTCTCCCCTCTGCTTTGCATTGTCCTTAAACACCTTCTAAACAATATGATAAAGTTGAAAACACCAAGAAACACAAAGTGAGCACCAACAACACAAATATTTCATCCAGTCATACAAGGCCAGATGCATTAATGTTTCAAACATTAAATGCAGGTCCAAAGTTGCAATTTTCAGTTAACCGAAGTACCAATTTTCACGTACAAATTTCACCACAAAGATGCATGTGAAAGAAAAATACCATCTCTAACAAATATGACAAGTGCTTCATTTCGAGTCAATTCCACTGACAAAGATCATCATCATGGCATAATAAACTAACCGATTAACACATTCTTTACACTATAACACATGGATACATGCATTTTTCAGCTAAAGCATGAAACAAAGAGAGCTAAACACAAAAAGTCTCAATCTTTCAACCATAAACATACATATGCAAATGCTAAATACAAAAAGTTAAGATACTACTTGACACCAAATATGCAAAGTAAAACAAACTTaatgatgtaaacatgaaaaccaaGCAATTGCAGTAAAAAGTTCAAAACCAGAACTTCGGATAGATAATAACCTTGTTTTTGGTCTGGCCTTGCTTCTCTGCCAACTCTCCCCTCTGCCTTGGCTTGTCCTTAAACACCTTCTAAACAATATGATAAAGTTGAAAACACCAAGAAACATAAAGTGAGCACCAACAACACAAATATTTCCTGCAATCATACAAGGCCAGATGCATTAATTTCACAAATGCTAAATGCAGGCCCAAAgtccccaattttttttttgttaatccaAAGTCCCGAATTTTCAAGTACAAATTTCACCACAAAGATgcatatgaaattatgaatgaaAGCATCATCTCTAACAAATATGACATGAGCCTCCATTTCAAGTCAATTCTGCTGACAAAGATCATGATTGCATCTTAATAAACTAACCGGTTATAACATTCTTTACACCATAATACATGGATACATGCATTTCTCAGTTGAAACAATGAGAGCTGAAGTCGGGAAAACAAGAAAAGTCTCAATCTTTCAACAATAAACATACATAATGCTAAATACAAAAAGTTAAGATACTATTTGAAATCATATATGCAAAGTAAAACAAACTTAATGATGGAAAACATTAAAAGCAGTTGCATTGAAAACCAGAACTATGGATAGATAATAACCTTGCTTTCGGTCTGGTCTTGCTTCACTGCCAACTCTTCCCTCCGCTTTGCCTTGTCCTTAGACACATTCTTCTAATAAATTTGATAAAAGTTCAAAACACCAAGAAACACAAAGTGAGCATCAAGAACACAAATAATTCCTGCAATCATACAAGGCCGGATGCATTAATGTCTCAAACACTAAATGCAAGCTCAAagtctcaattttttttgttaataaaaaatCCCAATTTTTTCACGTACAAACTTCACCATGAAGACGCATGTGAAAGAGAaatatcaacaacaacaacaacaacaaagccttttcccactaagtggggtcggctatatgaatcctagaacgccattgcattcggttttgtgtcatgtcatccgttagatccaagtactctaagtcttttcttagagtctcttccaaagttttcctaggtcttcctctaccccttcggccctgaacctctgtcccgtagtcacatcttcgaaccggagcgtcagtcggccttctttgcacatgtccaaatcaccggagccgattttctctcatctttcctacaatttcggctactcctactttacctcggatatcctcattcccaatcttatcctttttcgtgtgcccacacatcccacgaagcatcctcatctccgctacacccattttgtgtacgtgttgatgcttcaccgcccaacattctgtgccatacaacatcgctggccttattgccgtcctataaaattttcccttgagcttcagtggcctacgacggtcacacaacacgccggatgcgctcttacacttcatccatccagctcgtattctatggttgagatttccatctaattctccgttctcttgcaagatagatcctaggtagcgaaaacggtcgctttttgtgatcttcgctagattgctccggtcattagtgtggataagtatataaatggatagagataggaaagcaaacacaagatgtacgtggttcacccagattggctacgtccacggaatagaagagttctcattaattgtgaagggtttacacaagtacataggttcaagctctcctttagtgagtacaagtgaatgatttagtacaaatgacattaggaaatattgtgggagaatgatctcgtaatcacgaaacttctaagtatcggagtgtggtgtcgtcttgacttgccttatctgtctcataggtagatgtggcatcttctgtggaagtacttttcctccatccaggggtggtatctttaactggtggagatgcacaaggtaatgtatcaatttcacttgaagcttacttgtagtttcaggcttggtcgagcgcgatacaaaccatgtagtaggagttccccaagtcgccgagctagggggtctgctgaaagaggtgacagacaaggtaagcaatcagagctccgactgattgttcaccttctccccatcttgcaacagcatgaaggataaagagaagaaaaatgagaagagatgatatgagatacttttgcttttgaagaagtaactttccacaggcttattcttgaactgagctggagggttttctggtttcctccagagtataaggccgactgaagaatttgagggtcaaaacaagtccatcaaatctagagtacgttccaccctgctgatatgggatacttttgcttttgacagagtaatggatgtatcggcacgtgtgctgttacgcttgtctccacatgcttccttgtatccttcgcacttgccctatctgttcctcaagcagatgcggaatcttccctggaaacataagatgttgaagatgagtactcgagagcaatgccaggtaagtaatcaggtaaggggttccaggcagtcagttcctggctggaagcttgattccaagtgctgactgattgctctctttctccttgtcttgcaggtaaaaacaaggccaaaggaaaaggcagggaaaaagcatgatatgggatactcttgcttttaaccctgatgatatgagatattcttgctctagtatagcttgtttgcagaggtattatcggggggaaagaaagctgaatatttcgaaaggcttcgttgggagtgccatctcagatatgatggagggttgagcatttttgcaggtctgcctgtccgttggggatggaggtcgacatatataggcgtctccctaacaacaagtagtaatgctattcctttaccctgcttggtcatagcacggtagtgggagctgccagcttcacatgttttaactctgtcagagcactttgaaaaagtggtctgtggtatctggctctcgagattcggagaacgatgcctcttcgatttttgagaaagcaatcatgctggggtctggctctcgagattcggagagcagtgtctcttcgatttttgaggaagtaatcatgttgggagtctggctctcgagattcggagggcggtgcctcttcgattttggagcaagcaatcttgttgggagtgttgtctcgaatttgagtaaaggttgggcatgtttgctagtctaccttgccacgaagcacaaaggttgacacacagggactttccaattatccagcaatggtactgttcctttaccctctcttcgattttgagaaagtagtcatgttgagagtctggctctcgagattcggaggacggtgcctcttcgattttggagcaagcaatcttgttgggagtgttttctcgaatgtgagtaaaggttgggcatgtttgctagtctaccttgccacgaagcacagaggttgacacacagggactttccaattatccagcagtggtactgttcttttacccttgtgggtaataatatggtagctagaccttcaaaatttatgtgtctaaactttgttagtgctgtttctttgctattcttttacctttcttggtcagagcgatgtagtgggagctgcaagcttcacgtgctcaactttggcagagaactttggcaaagttatatgtggtacccatgagctattgttgcgtgtggaaagtgggtaattgaacagtaagattcatgtgctttctacttcaccagaaatcttcgacagaatgcccataatttctgcaaagctgagtgtgcgtgtgacaggtgctgacaaggctagaaaagtaggtgcctcttcgatttctgagatcggccctcgtggtctctgggcagcccagcttttgagaaagcgagcgcctcttcgattgattcggagaacgatgcctcatcgatttttgagaaagcaatcatgctaggggtctggctctcgaagattcggggagcagtgtctcttcgatttttgagaaagtaatcatgttgggagtctggctctcaagattcggaaggcggtgcctcttcgattttggagcaagcaatcttattgggagtgttttctcgaatgtgagtaaaggttgggcatgtttgctagtctaccttgccacgaagcacagaggttgacacacagggactttccaattatccagcaatggtactgttcctttaccctctcttcgatttttaataaagtagtcatgttgggagtctggctctcgagattcggaggacggtgcctcttcgattttggagcaagcaatcttattgggagtgttttctcgaatgtgagtaaagattgggcatgtttgctagtctaccttgccacgaagcacagaggttgacacacagggactttccaattatccagcagtggtactgttcctttacccttgtgggtaataatatggtagctagaccttcaaaatttatgggtctaaactttgttagtgctgtttctttgctattcttttacccttcttggtcagagcgatgtagtgggagctgcaagcttcacgtgctcaactttggcagagaactttggcaaagttatctgtggtacccatgagctattgttgcgtgtgggaagtgagtgattgaacagtaagattcatgtgttttctacttccccagaagtcttcgacagaatgcccataatttccgcaaagctgagtgtgcgtgtgacaggtgctgacaaggctggaaaagtaggtgcctcttcgatttctgagatcggccctcgtggtctctggggagcccagcttttgagaaagcgagcgcctcttcgatttctgagatcggccttcgtggtctttgagcagcccaactattgagaaagcaaaagcctcttcgatttctgagatcaaccctcgtgatctctaaacagctcagcttttgagaaagcaaacgcctcttcgatttctgagcaggcgcctctccgatttctgagcaggcgcctcttcgatttctgaagctccgtcgagtgcagatttttataggggctggcattaagttctaaagcacacttgaatctccaccagtagaagcttcattcttgcacttctaagatcttgatttgtccgacctcttctctcttcaacacctttgaaaatgtctggcccctccgaccgtcgttttgacttgaaccttgttgaagaggcagccccgccttctccagacaacatatggcgcccatccttcgtctcccctactggtcctcttaccgttggggattccgtgatgaagaatgatatgaccgctgcggtggtggccaggaaccttctcactcccaaagataacagactactttccaaacggtctgatgagttagctgttaaggattcgctggctctcagtgttcagtgtgcaggttctgtgtctaatatggcccaacgcctatttgctcgaacccgccaagttgaatcattggcggctgaagtgatgagtctcaaacaggagattagagggctcaagcatgagaataaacagttgcaccggctcgcacatgactatgctacaaacatgaagaggaagcttgaccagatgaaggaaactgatggtcaggttttacttgatcatcagagatttgtgggtttgttccaaaggcatttattgccttcgtcttctggggctgtaccgcgtaatgaagctccaaatgatcaacctctgatgcctcctccttccagggttctgtccagtactgaggctccaaatgatccccctccggtgccttctctttctggggctctaccgactgctgagacttctcctaagcaacctttgtgaaggctccctcttgtgtgtttattttgactcatgtatatgtacatatttgtagcttatcggggatatcaataaataagctttccttcatttcaacgtattgtgttaaatacaccaaagccttcttcgctaagttctttgaattttcttttgttgaagcttgtatgttgaagctttctgagtggagcatgtaggttggggtagtgttcccttaatttcccgagtgaggaaaacttctcggttggagacttggaaaatccaagtcactaagtgggatcggctatatgaatcttagaacgccattgtgctcgatcctgtgtcatgtccttcgttagatccaagtactctaagtcttttcttagagtctcttccaaagttttcctaggtcttcctctaccccttcggccctgaacctctgtcccatagtcgcatcttctaatcggagcgtcagtaggccttctttgcacatgtccaaaccaccgtaaccgattttctctcatctttccttcaatttcggctactcctactttaccccggatatcctcattcctaatcttatcctttctcgtgtgcccacacatccaacgaagcatcctcatctccgctacacccattttgtgtacgtgttgatgtttcaccgcccaacattctgtgccatacagcatcgccggccttattgccgtcctataaaattttcccttgagcttcagtggcatacggcggtcacacaacacgccggatgcactcttccacttcatccatccagcttgtattctatggttgagatctccatctaattctccgttcttttgcaagatagatcctaggtaacgaaaacggtcgctctttggtatttcttgatctccgatcctcacccctaactcgttttggcctccatttgcactgaacttgcactccatatattctgtctttgatcggcttaggcgaagacctttagattccaacacttctctccaaaggttaagctttgcatttaccccttcctgagtttcatctatcaacactatatcgtctgcgaaaagcatacaccaaggaatatcatcttgaatatgtcctgttaactcatccattaccaacgcaaaaaggtaaggacttaaggatgagccttgatgtaatcctacagttatgggaaagctttcggtttgtccttcatgagttcttacggcagtctttgctccttcatacatatcctgtatagcttggatatatgctactcgtactcctttcttctctaaaatcctccaaagaatgtctcttgggaccctatcatacgctttttccaaatctataaagaccatgtgtaaatcctttttcccatctctatatctttccatcaatcttcgtaagagatagattgcctccatggttgagcgccctggcatgaacccgaattggttgtccgaaacccgtgtctcttgcctcaatctatgctcaatgactctctcccagagcttcattgtatgactcattagcttaatacccctatagttcatgcaattttgtacgtcgcccttattcttgtagataggcaccaaagtgctcgttcgccactcatttggcatcttcttcgttttaaaaatcctattgaaaaggtcagtgagccatgttatacctgtctctcccaaaagtttccacacttcgattggtatatcgtctgggcctattgcttttttatgcttcatcttcttcaaagctacaaccacttcttccttccggattcgacgataaaaagagtagtttctacagtcttctgagttactcaactcccctaaagaagcactcatttcatgtccttcattgaaaagattatgaaaataacctctccatctgtctttaaccgcgttctctgtagcaagaacctttccatcctcatccttgatgcacctcacttggtttaggtcccttgtcttcttttcccttgctctagatagtttatagatatccaactctccttctttggtatctagtcgtttatacatatcgtcgtaagccgctaacttagcttctctgacagctttcttcgcctcttgcttcgcttttctatacctttcaccattttcatcggtcctctccttgtataaggctttacaacattccttcttagccttcaccttcgtttgtacctcctcattccaccaccaagattccttttggtgtggggcaaagcccttggactctcctaatacctcttttgctacttttcggatacaactagccatggaatcccacatttggctagcttccccctctctatcccacacacattgggtgattaccttctctttgaaaatggcttgtttttcttcttttagattccaccatctagtccttgggcacttccaagtcttgttcttttgtcttactcttttgatatgtacatccatcaccaacaagcgatgttgattagccacgctctctcctggtataactttgcaatccttacaagttatacgatcccctttcctcattagaagaaaatctatttgtgtttttgacgacccactcttgtaggtgatcacatgttcttctctcttcttaaagaaggtgttggctaagaagagatcatatgccattgcaaaatccaagatagcttccccatcctcgtttctctccccaaaaccatggccaccatgaaaacctccatagttgcctgtctccctgcccacgtgtccatttaaatctcctcctataaataacttctccgtctgagcaattccttgcaccaagtctccaagatcttcccaaaatttctccttcgaactcgtatccaaccctacttgaggtgcgtacgcactaatcacattgataagttcttgtcctattacaatcttgattgccatgattctatctcctaccctcttgacatctacaacatcttgtaccaaggtcttgtccacgatgatgccaacaccgtttctcgttctatttgtgcccgaataccaaagtttaaaccctgagttttctagatcctttgccttactaccaacccacttagtttcttgtaggcacataatatttatccttctcctcaccataacttccactacttccatagattttcccgttaaggttcctatattccacgttcctaaacgcattttgctctcttgaactctacccttctgtcctagcttcttcacattcccccgtctaataggatcaaagtacttcttttgtgtgtcccgggtaaagttgataggagcatatgctcccaaacaactttgagtggagtcgttcgaaaagaagtttctatggcccccttgctcatttaacactgcatccgggtgccgatggagatacagcgacccttgctcacttatcactgtgctcaggccacacagcgcgccacttacgggtgacgccctagctttagcgcgattttgttctggattcattttcataaggattcgacgtgatcatggagtgccggctgtcgactacctgacgccctccccctcctcctttatccgggcttgggaccggccatgtaagacataggcggagttatgtGAAAGAGAAATATCATCTCCAAAAAATATTATATGCACCTCCTTTTGAGTCAATTCTGCTGGAAAAATCATCATCGCGGCATAATAAACGAACCGATTAACACATTCTTTACACTATAACACATGCACACATGCATTTCTCAGCTGAAACAATGAAAGCTGAGGCCGGGAAAACATGGAAAGTCTCAATCTTTCAACCATAAACATACATATGCAAATGCTAAATACAAAATGTTAAGATAGTAGTACATGACACCAAATATGCAAAGTAAAACAATCTTAATGATGTAAAGCAGGAAAACCAAGTAGTTGCAGCAAAAAGTTAAAAACCAGAACTTCGGATTGATATTAACCTTGCTTTCGGTCTGGACTTGCTTCTCTGCCAACTCTTCGCGTTGCTTTGCCTTGTCCTTAGACACCATCTTCTAATAAATATGATAAAGTTGAAAACACCAAGAAACACAAAGTgagcacacaaaaaaaaaaaacaaatatttcctGCGATCATACAAGGCCATATGCATTAATGTCTCAAACACTAAATGCATGCCCAaagtccccattttttttgttaattcaaAGTCCCCATTTTTCACGTACAAATTTCAGAACAAATATGCACGTGAAAGAAAACATCACCTCTAACAAATATGATATGTGCCTACATTTCAAGTCAATTCTGCTAACAAAGATCATCATCGCGGCATAATAAACTAGTTGACTATAACACATGCACACATGCATTTCTCAGCTGAAACAATGAAAGCTGAGGCCGGGAAAACATGGAAAGTCTCAATCTTTCAACCATAAACATACATATGCAAATGCTAAATACAAAAAGTTAAGATACTACTTGAAACCAAAtatgcaaagtaaaagcaaacatAATGATGTAAAACATGAAAACCAAGCAATTTGTTGTAAAATCATAACCTTGGATAGATAATAACCTTGTTTTCGGTCTGGTCTTGCTTTTCTGCCAACTCTTCCCTCCGCTTTGCCTTGTCCTTAGACACCTTCAACACAAAATGATCACCAACAAATATTTCCTGCTATCATACAAGGCCAGATGCATTAATGTCTCAAACACTAAATGCTGGCCCAAAGTCCCAATTCTTTTTGTTAATCCAAAGTCCTGATGTTTCACGGACAAATATCACCACAAAGATTCATGTGAAAGAAAAACTTCATCTCTAACAATTCTGATAAATGCCTCCATTTCGAGTCAACGGCAGCATAATAAACTAACCAATTAACATATACTTTACACTATaacatatgcatgcatgcatttcTCAGCTGAAACAATGAGATCTGAGGCCTAGAAAACATGAAATGTCTGTCTTTCAACCATGAACACACATGCAAATGCTATATACAAAAAGTTAAGATACTACTTGAAACCAAATATGCAAAGCAAAACAAACTTAATGATGTAAAACATGAAAACCAAGCACTTGCTGTAAACACCAGAACTTCAGAATTCGGATAGATAATAACCCTGCTTTCACTCTGGTCTTGCTTCTCTGTCAACTCTTCCCCCTGCATTGCCTTGTCCTTGGACACCATCATCTAATAAATATGATATAGTTCAAAACACAAGGTGAGCACCAACAACACAAATACTTAATGCAATCATACAAGGCCAGATGCATTAATGTCTCAAACACTAAATGCAGGCCCAAAGTCCCCATTTTTCACGTACAAATTTCACTACAAAGATGCATGTGAAAGAAAATCTTCGTCTTTAACAAATATGATATGTGTCTTTATTTCGAGTCAATCCCGCTGACAATGAGAGGTGAGGCCGGAAAACACGAAAAGCCTCAATCTTTCAACCCTAAACATACATATGCAATTGCTAAATGCGAAAGACGAGTGACATACCTGCTTGTTTTCCCTTCTCCGAGGGTGATTCCTTGTGCTACTCTCCTCAACAACCTCCTTCACCACCTCACCACCGTTCTCATTCCCTCCTCCTCCGCTGCCGCTTTCGCTCTtttcgctctctctctccttctcagtTTCCTCTTgagtctctctctccttccctttttctttttcctccttttcCTTCAAACTCAATTCCTGAATCTTCCGAATCTCATCGAGGAAGGCAGGGTCGAGATTCCTAATCCATTCGATCACGGCGGGGTCGAGTGTCCGAATCAATTCAAGGATTTCAGGATCGAGATCGGACGGCGCATGAGACGGAATAGACGGTGGATGACCACTTTGATCATCGATGGGATTTAGGCGAAAGGCGACGCCTTGAGGGAGTTCCAATTGCCGTCCGGATCGAAAGTACCTATAAATTTCGACCAACACTGTAAATGACACCGGTAGCAGAACACGCGCCGTTGGCAACATTGGTAGTTTTTGCGCTGGCGGGGACGGCGGCTGAAACTGGGTTGCTGGGTTTGC
Encoded proteins:
- the LOC139197162 gene encoding ATP-dependent RNA helicase DBP6-like; the encoded protein is MLPTARVLLPVSFTVLVEIYRYFRSGRQLELPQGVAFRLNPIDDQSGHPPSIPSHAPSDLDPEILELIRTLDPAVIEWIRNLDPAFLDEIRKIQELSLKEKEEKEKGKERETQEETEKERESEKSESGSGGGGNENGGEVVKEVVEESSTRNHPRRRENKQMMVSKDKAMQGEELTEKQDQSESRVIIYPNSEVLEIFVGDHFVLKVSKDKAKRREELAEKQDQTENKIETFHVFPASAFIVSAEKCMCACVIVN